The nucleotide sequence AAAGGAAGCTATCAAAAAAACAAAAGAAGACCCCGAAATGACAGAAATCCCCTCCCTCATCGTTATGGATTACGAAATTGCAAGGAGAAATGATTTCCAAAATGTTCATCTCTTAAGAGAATACGACAAACTTGCGGGCGTTCCTCTTTTTATGGCTGTTAATGAAAGTAATGAAGCTACAGCAGATGAATGTTACGAAAACGGTGCAATGATCATTGTACATACTGAACTCACCAATTCTGAAGTTACACGAATCGAGAACATTGCCTGGCAGCATGATAATACCCGTCTTTACGAGCAGAAAATGCAGAAACAGGCTTTAGAACTTCATAATGCAAAAGAAATACTTCGACTGAACAAACAGCTCGAAGCAAGAAACGAATTTCTTCATAAAACATTTGGACGGTATTTTTCAGATGATCTTCTAAATCTTATCCTTCAAAAGGGCGAGAATGTTTCCCTCGGAGGCGAAAAAAAAGAAGCTACGATCATGATGACAGATTTAAGAAATTTTACTTCTTTATCAGAAAAAACAGACTCCGATATCCTTACTTCCGTCCTTAACTTTTACTTCAGTAAAATGGTAGATATTGTCTCCTATTACAGAGGAACTGTTATCGAATACATGGGAGATGGTATGCTTGCAGTTTTCGGTGCACCTCTATCAGATGACCACCATGTGGATAACGCAGTTGCTTCCGCAATAAGCATGCAGAATGCCATGCCTTCCTTAAATGAATATTTTATAGAGCATGGATTTCCCTCTCTTGAAATGGGGATTGGTCTGCATTGCGGAGAGGTATTTATAGGAAATATAGGCTCTGAAAAAATGATGCGCTACAATGTCATTGGAAATACTGTGAACGAAAGTTCAAGAATTGAAAGCTGCAGCGTAGGCGGTCAAATATTGGTCTCAAAGGAAATAATCAATAAATGTAAAAGCGCTCTGACAACCAAAGAAGGCGTAGAAATAAGCGCAAAAGGATTAAATACGCCAATCTGGATATACGAAGTAACAGCTATTTCAGGTGATTACAATGTTTCCGTATCAAATAACAGAAATTATTCAGAAGAGTATGAAGAAGTTTCCGCAGAAACCTATTTTCACCTCTACCCAATAAAGGGAAAACTTATATCTGATGAATTTATACCGGCTAAATTATTAAAATTATCAAAGAAAAGAATGGTCGTGGAAATAAATGATAATGATAGTCCTAAAATCGATTTATTCACAAATGTAAAAATAACATCTCCGATTGATAATAAAGAACTATACGGAGGTTTCTACGCAAAAGTAATCGGACATAACGAAACTCTCTGGACTCTTCATTATACAGATGATAATAACGTTGTCGCAGATTTCTTAAGTCGAATAATAAAAGCTAAAAACGGAGGATTTTATGGATTCCAATGATTTATTTGAAATGCTTGATCAGTCTCCCGATATTGACGGAATCGGAAGTAGATCGCTGAGTTTATGGTACGGACAGGAATCACTCATCATCATTATATCAGGAACTATACCAGATGCTGATTTTGCTGACAAAGACATAAGCGACCTCTTAAAAACCTCTAAATTTTTATCTGATCTCAATTGCAAGCTCTTTCTTCTGCTTTGGAAAGAGCACGATGAAATTCGTGCATATTTTAAAAGTGACAGCAGTCGTGTAAGAGCACTCGATTTCTTAAATGTTTTTATGTCAGATGCAGGACTTGTAAAGGGTGATTCGAGGTCAGCTTCCGGAAGAATTGCTTCCGCTACACTCTGGCTTATCATGGGCGAAATGGATCTCACTAATCAGATTGATTATTTCAAAAAAATGTCAATTTCATATTTTAAGGATTGCAATTGGATAATAGCTGATGAATACTCAAGTTCTAAACATGATGAAATTCTCAACATGACAAAATACACCAAGAAACACCTGCCCTGGGCTGTCGTAAAATCGGTTGATATCGCACCTGCAGGAAGCACTATAAATATCAAAACTCTTGAAAATGATTCCGGGGTAAATATTACAACAGATGATAATACCTATATTATGATAGGCATTCAGGGAGAAGTCTATAATATAGATTCCAAAAAATTCGACAATACATATGACCTGACAGATGAACCTCTTGATATATTTGCCCGAATGACCTTGTTTATCCCTGAAGTGACAATATTACCGGACAATGAATACATGAACATAGACGAAATTGCTCTGATCTGTTATCCCAAGAACAACAGATCAATATATGCAAAACAGCTCGATCGGAGGACTAAGGTTTTTCCTGTTTATGACCGAAAAAATTATTTTTTAGGTAATAAAGATGATTTCCTTGCAGTTCGTACCGATGACCTGAGTGATATTTATATAATACAAAAGAGGATTTTTTTAGAGACATACGAGGAAGCAAAATGAATAAGCAGACTTTGACACTCAAGATTCTCGGGTGTAGAGGATCAGTTCCCATAGAGGGTGAGGATTTCAAAATTTATGGTGGTGCAACATCGTCAATATGTGTGCTGGCTGAAACCACAAGCGACGCCGGACATGTTACAGAGGAAATTTATCTCGATTCAGGCTCGGGAATAGTAAATGCAAAACCACTTCCTGACAGTCATATTTCAATACTTATAAGCCATATGCATATAGACCATCTGATCGGAATGACCTTTTTCCCCGCACTTAGTCAGAAAGACCGTAGAATAGATATATACGCAGCAGCGAGAAATGGTCTTAAAGTCAATGATGCAATCGACAAGCTCTTTTCGCCTCCATACTGGCCTCTTAAAGTTACGGACTATCCTTCTGATGCCAGATATTATGAGCTAAAGGAAAATTTTAATATAGGAAATGTAAAGATTAAAAATATAGAGGTTAATCATCCCGGAGGCTCCTCTACTTACAAAATTGAATTTGCAGGAAAAAATATTGTTTATGCGATTGACTTTGAACACAATGAAAATGAATTAAAAAAGCTTGCTGATTTCAGCAGAAATGCTGATTTGATGATATACGACGGTCAATATACCCCGGACGAATATCCGGGATGTTTTGGATATGGTCATTCCATTCCCGAGGTTGGCATTGAATTTGCAAAAAATAACGGAATAAAAAGAATCCTCTTCAGCCATCATGCCCCGGAACACACAGACAGTTTCCTTTCTGAATGGGAAAAAAAGATAGAAGAAATCTTCCCTGATTCATCATTTGCAAAAGCAGGAATGGAAATAAAGATAATATAAATAGTAAAGGAAATTCGAGCTCAAGTCGGATTTCCTTTATTTATATCTTTATAAACCTCTCTTTATAAGGATTTCTAAATTTTTGTCTGAATTTTTCCGCGATCTTTGTCTCATATAGAAATTCTCTCTGCATTTCTTTTTTGAAAAATTCGAGAGCCTTGCCCGTCAAAATTTTTTTGGCATCAGAAGATCTCATAATGACCGGCACTTTAGAATTTTTGCTAAAGTGTGAGATAAGTTCCATGGATTCTTTTCGACATCCAATAACCCTGAGATAATAAGGATCAGAAAAATCTTTTTGCTTCATATTCAATAAAATATGTGTCAACGCCCTGCTCACAGAACTATAAGTCCTGTTTTTGCTTTTTAGTATTTGCGTAAAATCAGAAAAGGACCTGTATTCATCAAGTCTGCTTATGATCCTGTCCTCCAGATCATCCGAGATATCAAAATAGTTTTTATTCTTTTCAAAATTCATTCTTAGGACATATCCAAGTTCTGCTGAAAAATCATCTGCACTGATCGGACAGCTCTGTTTCCAGATATCATTAAGCATTTCAACTGACCCTTCCGGCATAAATCCATTAAAGTCAGAAGGATTAAAATCACTTTCTCTTTCGGTCTTTTCCATTAAATTCCGTATAGATCTTGCAGATGTAAACTTTCCTTCTGTTATTTCACTATTATAGTCACTGTCTTTTCTGCTGATTGTATAAGGCTCAATATTACTTCCGGTTCTTTCAATTGCCTTCAGATATTCCACCGCAAGTATGTTGTTGGGACTTTCAAGAATTCTTTCATCACAAACACCATACTCTGCAAGAGTTTTTTCACGGGCAGCAGGAAAACTATATCCCTTGGAAAGATATCTTAAAAGGATCGCTTTGTATCTGTCATCTTCTTTAGCCAGAATATTACTGATCCTCTTTAAGGGTTCAAGCTCTCCTTCCTCTGTTCCAAATGCAAGATAATCTACACAGCCTAAAGCATTAAAAAGCTTCACCGCTCCCGAAGCAAAAAACTCTGCACTACCTGTTGACGTATAAGAGTCAAGCAAAATCACCGCAGATGCTCCAGCTTTCAAAGCCATTTCTGTCCTTTCCCTGTAACTCATTATTGCAGCAGTTCCACGCTGCACAAAATTTCCGGACATGGCTATAACGCAAAAATCGGCACCTGTATTCTTCATACAGGTGTCGATAAGATATTTGTGTCCGTTATGAAAAGGATTAAATTCTGCTATTATTCCAAGAATTTTCATAAAATTACACTCAACTTAGTTCTTAAACGAATGTATAGGTGCCGGAATTCTTCCCTTACGATTTACAAATGCTGAACAGTCAAACTTATTAATACTCATAATCGGAGCATGTCCTAAAAGTCCGCCAAATTCAACATTATCTCCTACCGTTTTACCGACAACAGGGATTATACGAACGGCAGTTGTTTTCTGATTTACCATGCCAAGTGCCATTTCATCCGCGATCATACCTGCTATTGAAGTTGCCGGGGTATCTCCGGGGATTGCGATCATATCCAGACCTACAGAACAAACACAAGTCATTGCCTCAAGCTTTTCAAGTGTAAGCGCTCCTGCTTCTACTGCATTTATCATTCCCTGATCTTCACTTACAGGGATAAACGCTCCTGAAAGACCTCCTACATAGCTTGATGCCATTACTCCGCCCTTCTTCACCTGATCATTGAGCAAAGCAAGCGCAGCGGTAGTTCCCGGCGCTCCGGCATACTCGACACCGATCTCCTCTAAAATATCAGCAACCGAGTCACCTATTGCCGGTGTTGGTGCCAAAGAAAGATCTATAATTCCAAAAGGTATGTTCAATCTTCTTGAAGCTTCCTGTGCCACAAGCTGTCCAACACGTGTTATCTTAAATGCGGTTTTCTTTATCTTCTCGCAAAGAACTTCAAAGTTTTCTCCACGCACACTTTCCAATGCTGTCTTAACAACACCCGGACCACTTACGCCGACATTGATCACGGCGTCACCTTCAGTAACCCCGTGGAATGCTCCTGCCATAAACGGGTTATCATCCGGAGCATTACAAAATACTACGAGTTTTGTACAACCGTAGGAATCATTATCTTTTGTAAGTTCAGCAGCCTCTTTTACTATATCACCCATAAGTCGGACTGCATCCATATTTATTCCTGTCTTTGTTGAACCAAGGTTCACACTTGAGCAAAGGAAATCTGTTTCAGCAAGTGCCTTGGGAATTGAGCGTATAAGCAATTCATCTGCCTTTGTCATGCTCTTTGATACCAATGCCGAATAACCACCTATAAAATTAACTCCGAGCTTTTTAGCACAATTATCAAGAACTTTTGCGATCTTTACAAAGTCAGCAGAGGTTTTTGCAGCTGCTCCTCCAACAAGTGCTATAGGTGTTACGGATATTCTCTTATTAACGATCGGAATTCCGTATTCTCTCTCAATCTCACGTCCTGTAGAAACCAGATCTTTAGCTACACGACAGATCTTAGCTTCAATTTTGGAGCATACTTCATCAATATCAGAATCTATACAGTCCATAAGGCTTATTCCTAATGTAATTGTCCTTACATCAAGATTCGCCTTTTCAATCATGTCATTCGTTTCTTTAACTTCGTAGATGTTTATCATAAAATGCCGCTCTCCTTCTCTTTACACAGTAAATTTCAAAAAATATCGATCTGATCAAATCCTGTGCATGGAGTCAAAGATATCTTCAAGCTGACATTTTACTACTACGCCGATTTCCCTGCCTACCTGCTCAAGCTCAGCAGAAGCATCATCAAAAGGTTTAGCACTTTCCGCAAAATCAACGATCATCATCATGTTAAAATATCCACTGACAATCGTCTGGGAGATATCAAGAATATTGATCCTGTTGCTGGCGAGGTATGTACATACCTTTGCTATGATACCTACGGTATCTTTTCCGACTACGGTAATGATTACTTTCTTCATAATAATATTCTCCTATACTTCCACACATTCCGAGCATTCATTTCTTTTTGCAACGGAAAGTCTGAAATCCTTCGGAATCGAGCCTCCTCCAATCATCTTAAGCTCCATTCTTACTGTCTCGTAAGCAAGTTCTTCCAAGTTGTTTTCTTTACTTAAATGTCCCAGTAACAAATATCTTAAAAATTCTCCCCTGTCTATCAAGTCAAGAGTAAGCGTTGCCGCAGTATCGTTCGAAAGATGACCTTTTCCCGAAAGTATCCTCTGCTTTAGATAATACGGATAATTTCCTGCTTCAACCATTCTTACATCATGATTTGCCTCTAATAAAAGTGCAGAAACTCCATTAAGCCTGTCTAAAATATAATTGTCATAAGTGCCCAGATCCGTCACTACCGCTGCCGCACTTTTTCCGGAATTAAAACGGTATGCTACAGGCTCTGCGGCGTCATGTGATATCCTTATCGGATCGATCACCATATCTTTTATCTTAAAACTTTCATCTGCTCTTACCTCATGAAAAAGTTCCTGAGGTGTATTTGCCATATCCTTCTTTGTCAGAAGTGCTTCGATCGTGCCTCTGCTTGCATAAATAGGAAGCCCATATCGTCTGGTCATAACGCCCAGACCCTTTATATGGTCTAAATGTTCATGGGTTATCAGTATCCCATCAAGTCCGGAAGCCTCTACAGAGAGTCCGCTTAATCCTAGTTCTATGCGTTTTCCTGAAATCCCGGCATCTACTATCAGATTGGTATCTCCAGATCCGATGTAGGTACAGTTGCCGGAGCTTCCGGAGGCAATGGAACAAAATCTCATTAATCATTCCTCCAGTATATCTCGAGCCTGTCTCCATTATGAAGCTGCTCAACAAATTCAGCATCGCGTCCGTTTATCTTAGTTGCAACAGATGTTCCATGCGGTGTCGAACGGTCAAAATCTATATAGTTGAATACATCAACATATATGTAATTATCCTTACCGGTCATTCTTACAGGCTGGTTATTTACTATAACCTCTATATCTCCCGTAAGGATCGGCTTTTCTTCAAGTTTACCGGCTATCTTATCCTTTAATTTCTTTAAGGCATCCTCAGGTTTTTCTATGGCAGAGATTTCCTCCTCCTCTTCCTGATCAGCTTCTTCCCTGGCCGGCTCTTCTGCAGGCATTTCTTTTGCCTTTTGATAATTTGGTGAAGCATTAAGTGCTGCCTCAGCTTTATTGACAGCCTCCATCATGCGTTTTACGGAAGCCTCTGCCTCAGCCTTATCCATTGCAGATTTTTCCTCTGCTGCAGCCGCTTCTGATTTAGCCTCGTCAACGCTGCCATATGACGGCATCTGTTCTTTTAAAGTCCAGTCAACAGTAAAATTATCATATACTTCCGTAAGAGGGGATGCTATCTCATGATTAACGTAGATCTCAGTACCCTCTTCGAGCTGAACATCCATGAAATCCAGAATCTGCTCAACCGAGTAGAATTTTCTCATTTCTACCTGATCTCCATCCTGTATCTCATAATAACCGTTTTTCATAACGCCATTTACAAGCGCAAATTTAGGAAGACTTATAAGCTGTTTATTTATATTCACACTTATCGTATCCGTAAATCCCGGAAGCTTATCAAGAAGAACAGTGACAGGTGCACCAGCCGTTGAAGGTGTGATCTCAATACTGTCTCCTGCTTTTACCTTTTCAGACAATGTAGCTATTTTTCCGTTAAGCTTGATTACAGCGGCATCACCCGGATCTCCTCTTCTTACTTCCTTCTTTCCGTTCATTGTAAAGCGGATCTCATTTCCACGTTTCGGGAAAAGATCCTCATTTGAAAATCCGGCCTGCATTGCTGCATCAGAAATCCGAAGATTAGAATTATCGTAAAGTTTTATCTGTTCACCATTAAAATCAAGGAAAATGAAGTTGTTCTTCATATTGTAGAAATTAAGGCAGATTCCTATAGGAGTAACCAGTAAAGAATCCTGCTTCACATCAACCTTAAAATCTACAGCCTTAAGAACTTCCTCACCCCTTACAGCAACTCTCTGACAGCTTATATCAAGTTCTTTTGCAAGTACTTCCGTAAAACCTGGTGCTTTTCCGCCGCCACCTACAACGAATACAGCACTTACGCTCTTATCACCGTTCAGTTTCTTGATCCTGTCGGCGATTTCCTTTGTCATTGTATTGATGCATGGTTCTATTGTCTTTTTTACTTCCTCAGGCGTTACAGTCTGCTCAAGACCCATAATATCATGGAAAATTATAGGCTCGGTCAGCGAAGCACTTCTCTTGATATGCTCTGCTTCCTTAAATTCTACAAGATATTCCTTGGCAATGACCTCAGTGATCTCATCTCCGGCACTTGGTATCATACCATAAGCTACGATAGTCTCATCTTTTGTTATACAGATATCACTTGTTCCGGCTCCAACGTCTACAAGCGCAATATTAAGCATTCTGTATGACTCAGGGATCGCAACTTCCATTGCTGCAATAGGCTCCAGTGTAAGATTTGCAACACGAAGACCTGCCATTCCAACGGCTTTATAAAGTCCATCAACTACTTCATCCGGAAGGAATGTTGCTATAATATCCGCGCTTATCCTTTCCGCTTTATGATTTTCCAGACTGCTCATCTGGTAATCATTTAAGAAATAGTGCTCAACCGTATAACCAACGCAATAAAAATGGATCCTCAGGTCATTATTTTTCTCAAACTCGGCGTAAGCTTCCTGTGCTCCCTTAAGTTCAAGGGAATACACATCTTCTGCCGTGACATCTCTTTCCTCATCAAAAACTTTTTCAACATGGACATTAACTGTTCTCAGCACACGTCCTGCAGCTGCTATACAGACATCATCCAACGGGCGTCCCAGTCTTTCTTCAAGAATTCCTGTCACTTCCTTGATCTCATTTGCTACGCCCTCGATTTTGTGGATCTGACCATCAAGCATGACTCTTGCATCATGTTCTCTTGACTGCATTCCAATAACGTGGAATTTATGATCCTTTTCATATCCTACAGTTCCAACAATACTTCTTGTTCCGATGTCCAGGCCATATACCAGCGGCTCTGTTATTCTGTTTTTGTCATTAACCATTGATTACCCCTTCAATCTGCTTAAAGCTCTCCTCTAAAGTCCCCGAATTATCAATTACTACTCTTGCATAGCGTCTGAACATGTCATCGCTAAGCTGATTTTTCATGATGCTCTCTGTTTTCTCATCCGAATACCCCCTCGACATCTTAAGCCTTTGTCTTCTGACATCATCAGATGCATAGATATACCACAGTTCATCACAAACCTGCTCATATCCTTCTTCTATGAGCAAAGCAGCCTCCAGAAAATAAAAGTCCCGTTTTCCAAGCTTTTCTTCTCTTTCTATATCCTGAATTATATATTCCCTTACCGCAGGATGAATTATAGAATTTACCGATGCCAAAAGCCCCTTATCAGTAAATATCTTAGCGGCCATTTTTTGTCTGTCTATTGACCCGTCTTCCCGCAATATATCATCATTCAGCAAACTGACAAGTCTCATGTAACAGGCTTTACCGGGCTGTGTCACAAGATGTGCGACCTCATCTGCCCTTACGACCTTTGCATTATAATTCTTCCCAAGAAACTCCATTATTGCAGACTTTCCGGCACCCACACCGCCGGTGATCCCTATAATCTTCATAATTTAATGCGCCTCATCCCAATTAGATCCGTTCTTGACCTCTACCTCCAGCGGGACAGCAAGTTTCGCCGCCCCCATCATTTCTTCCTCTAAGATCTTTTCTACTGCCTCTTCCTCGCCTGGAGCTGTTTCAATAAGCAACTCATCGTGGATCTGCAGTAAAAGTTTTGACTTAAGTCCTTCAGCTTTAAGTCTGTTAAAGACCCTTATCATCGCTATTTTTATGATATCAGCAGCTGTTCCCTGAATAGGAGCATTCATTGCAACTCTTTCTCCAAAAGAGCGCTGCATGAAATTTGAAGATTTAAGTTCCGGTAACGGGCGTCTTCTTTTATAAAGAGTCTCTGCAAAGCCCTTTTCTTTTGCTGATGAAACAAGATCATCAAGGAACGCCTTCACTCCGGGATATGTTTCAAAATATTTTTCTATATATTCAGAAGCTTCTTTCCTGCTGATCGAAAGTCCCTGACTCAGACCAAAAGAGCTTATTCCGTATACAATCCCGAAATTTACAGCTTTTGCGTTACGCCTCATCTCTGATGTTACCTCATTAAAAGGTACATGGAAAACCTCCGAAGCTGTTATTGCATGTATGTCCTCTTCTTTATTATATGCATCTATAAGTTTCTGATCTCCGGACATTGCCGCCAGAATCCTTAATTCGATCTGAGAATAGTCAGCATCCGTAAAAGTCCATCCGTCTCTTGGAACAAAGGCTTTTCTGAGTTCCCTTCCAAGCTCTGTTCTTACAGGAATATTCTGAAGATTCGGATCCGCAGAACTGATTCTTCCTGTTGCAGTAATTGTCTGATTGAGGCTCGAATGTATCCTTCCTTCCTCATCTATAAATGCAGCAAGACCATCGGCATAAGTAGCCTTAAGTTTTGCAAGGGTTCTGTACTCAAGGACATCATTTACAAAAGGAACCTCAGGTGCAAGTTTCTCAAGAACACCTGCTGCTGTAGAATATCCTGTCTTTGTCTTTTTGCCGCCCTTAAGTCCCATTTTCTCAAATAAGATAACTCCAAGCTGTTTTGGGGAATTGATATTAAACTCTTCTCCTGCTGCTTTGTGAATTTTATCTTCCAAAGCTTCAATACGCTCTGCAAGCATAGCACTGAAGTCAGTAAGAACGTCTTTTCTGATGGCTATACCCTCAGCCTCCATCTTTGAGAGAACTTCTTCAAGAGGAAGCTCCACTTTAAGCAGGAGTTCTTTCATTCCGGCTTCTTCTACTGCCCTGTAATATTTTTCGCCTTTTTCAAAAGCTTCCACAGCAGCTATTTCCGGATTCTCCGAAATCCCATAATCGTTTCTGGTAGGATCAGAAAGATACATGGCTATCTCTGTATCGATCATTTTTTCAGAATAATCTATATTAAGATTTTTATATAATTTCTTAAACTTAGAGCCATAAATAATACCGCTAACTTTTTCCAGAAGTTTTTTTAATTCGCCTTCAATATAAGCAGTTGTAATAAATCCAACAGGCTTAATGGCAAAAGCGCCCTTTTCCGAAACAAATGTGATCTCTTCAATTTCATTTTTATCAAATGAAATACCAAATCCTATTTTTTCCAAAGGAGCAAGTTCTGTAAAAAGATTATCTGCCTCTGAAAGCTCTTCAATAAGCTTAAAACTATGCTTTTTCTCTGTTTCAGCCGCCTCCATCGAGCCGCCAAGCCTTGAAAAGAGATTTTTAAGCTCTAGTTCTTTTATCATTTCAAGTGCTTCAGGAGTCCCCGGATCGTTATATAAAGCGTCTTCTATTTTGTAATCAAATTCAGCTGATGTATTGATGGTTGCAAGAGTATAGCTAAGCTCCGCCATGTCAAAATGTTCTTCAAGTGATTCACGTATGCTCTTTTTCTTAACATCCGCAATATGATTCCTGACGCCTTCGAGATTTCCAAATTGCTGTAAAAGCTCTGTTGCAGTCTTTTCACCTATTTTAGGAACTCCGGGAATATTATCAGAAGAATCTCCCATAAGTGCCTTGAGGTCAATGATCCCCATAGGCTCTACTTTGTACTCTTCCACGACTTTCTCAGGAGTAAATCTTTCAGTTGTTGT is from Lachnospiraceae bacterium C1.1 and encodes:
- a CDS encoding MBL fold metallo-hydrolase, which encodes MNKQTLTLKILGCRGSVPIEGEDFKIYGGATSSICVLAETTSDAGHVTEEIYLDSGSGIVNAKPLPDSHISILISHMHIDHLIGMTFFPALSQKDRRIDIYAAARNGLKVNDAIDKLFSPPYWPLKVTDYPSDARYYELKENFNIGNVKIKNIEVNHPGGSSTYKIEFAGKNIVYAIDFEHNENELKKLADFSRNADLMIYDGQYTPDEYPGCFGYGHSIPEVGIEFAKNNGIKRILFSHHAPEHTDSFLSEWEKKIEEIFPDSSFAKAGMEIKII
- a CDS encoding ACT domain-containing protein, which gives rise to MKKVIITVVGKDTVGIIAKVCTYLASNRINILDISQTIVSGYFNMMMIVDFAESAKPFDDASAELEQVGREIGVVVKCQLEDIFDSMHRI
- a CDS encoding adenylate/guanylate cyclase domain-containing protein, yielding MSIEVWIIGEDKRNMIKNQRMINRNGSMRAVCLLSEKALKEAIKKTKEDPEMTEIPSLIVMDYEIARRNDFQNVHLLREYDKLAGVPLFMAVNESNEATADECYENGAMIIVHTELTNSEVTRIENIAWQHDNTRLYEQKMQKQALELHNAKEILRLNKQLEARNEFLHKTFGRYFSDDLLNLILQKGENVSLGGEKKEATIMMTDLRNFTSLSEKTDSDILTSVLNFYFSKMVDIVSYYRGTVIEYMGDGMLAVFGAPLSDDHHVDNAVASAISMQNAMPSLNEYFIEHGFPSLEMGIGLHCGEVFIGNIGSEKMMRYNVIGNTVNESSRIESCSVGGQILVSKEIINKCKSALTTKEGVEISAKGLNTPIWIYEVTAISGDYNVSVSNNRNYSEEYEEVSAETYFHLYPIKGKLISDEFIPAKLLKLSKKRMVVEINDNDSPKIDLFTNVKITSPIDNKELYGGFYAKVIGHNETLWTLHYTDDNNVVADFLSRIIKAKNGGFYGFQ
- a CDS encoding PFL family protein, with protein sequence MINIYEVKETNDMIEKANLDVRTITLGISLMDCIDSDIDEVCSKIEAKICRVAKDLVSTGREIEREYGIPIVNKRISVTPIALVGGAAAKTSADFVKIAKVLDNCAKKLGVNFIGGYSALVSKSMTKADELLIRSIPKALAETDFLCSSVNLGSTKTGINMDAVRLMGDIVKEAAELTKDNDSYGCTKLVVFCNAPDDNPFMAGAFHGVTEGDAVINVGVSGPGVVKTALESVRGENFEVLCEKIKKTAFKITRVGQLVAQEASRRLNIPFGIIDLSLAPTPAIGDSVADILEEIGVEYAGAPGTTAALALLNDQVKKGGVMASSYVGGLSGAFIPVSEDQGMINAVEAGALTLEKLEAMTCVCSVGLDMIAIPGDTPATSIAGMIADEMALGMVNQKTTAVRIIPVVGKTVGDNVEFGGLLGHAPIMSINKFDCSAFVNRKGRIPAPIHSFKN
- a CDS encoding MBL fold metallo-hydrolase; amino-acid sequence: MRFCSIASGSSGNCTYIGSGDTNLIVDAGISGKRIELGLSGLSVEASGLDGILITHEHLDHIKGLGVMTRRYGLPIYASRGTIEALLTKKDMANTPQELFHEVRADESFKIKDMVIDPIRISHDAAEPVAYRFNSGKSAAAVVTDLGTYDNYILDRLNGVSALLLEANHDVRMVEAGNYPYYLKQRILSGKGHLSNDTAATLTLDLIDRGEFLRYLLLGHLSKENNLEELAYETVRMELKMIGGGSIPKDFRLSVAKRNECSECVEV
- a CDS encoding cell division FtsA domain-containing protein — its product is MVNDKNRITEPLVYGLDIGTRSIVGTVGYEKDHKFHVIGMQSREHDARVMLDGQIHKIEGVANEIKEVTGILEERLGRPLDDVCIAAAGRVLRTVNVHVEKVFDEERDVTAEDVYSLELKGAQEAYAEFEKNNDLRIHFYCVGYTVEHYFLNDYQMSSLENHKAERISADIIATFLPDEVVDGLYKAVGMAGLRVANLTLEPIAAMEVAIPESYRMLNIALVDVGAGTSDICITKDETIVAYGMIPSAGDEITEVIAKEYLVEFKEAEHIKRSASLTEPIIFHDIMGLEQTVTPEEVKKTIEPCINTMTKEIADRIKKLNGDKSVSAVFVVGGGGKAPGFTEVLAKELDISCQRVAVRGEEVLKAVDFKVDVKQDSLLVTPIGICLNFYNMKNNFIFLDFNGEQIKLYDNSNLRISDAAMQAGFSNEDLFPKRGNEIRFTMNGKKEVRRGDPGDAAVIKLNGKIATLSEKVKAGDSIEITPSTAGAPVTVLLDKLPGFTDTISVNINKQLISLPKFALVNGVMKNGYYEIQDGDQVEMRKFYSVEQILDFMDVQLEEGTEIYVNHEIASPLTEVYDNFTVDWTLKEQMPSYGSVDEAKSEAAAAEEKSAMDKAEAEASVKRMMEAVNKAEAALNASPNYQKAKEMPAEEPAREEADQEEEEEISAIEKPEDALKKLKDKIAGKLEEKPILTGDIEVIVNNQPVRMTGKDNYIYVDVFNYIDFDRSTPHGTSVATKINGRDAEFVEQLHNGDRLEIYWRND
- a CDS encoding nucleotidyltransferase family protein, whose amino-acid sequence is MKILGIIAEFNPFHNGHKYLIDTCMKNTGADFCVIAMSGNFVQRGTAAIMSYRERTEMALKAGASAVILLDSYTSTGSAEFFASGAVKLFNALGCVDYLAFGTEEGELEPLKRISNILAKEDDRYKAILLRYLSKGYSFPAAREKTLAEYGVCDERILESPNNILAVEYLKAIERTGSNIEPYTISRKDSDYNSEITEGKFTSARSIRNLMEKTERESDFNPSDFNGFMPEGSVEMLNDIWKQSCPISADDFSAELGYVLRMNFEKNKNYFDISDDLEDRIISRLDEYRSFSDFTQILKSKNRTYSSVSRALTHILLNMKQKDFSDPYYLRVIGCRKESMELISHFSKNSKVPVIMRSSDAKKILTGKALEFFKKEMQREFLYETKIAEKFRQKFRNPYKERFIKI
- the coaE gene encoding dephospho-CoA kinase (Dephospho-CoA kinase (CoaE) performs the final step in coenzyme A biosynthesis.), with the translated sequence MKIIGITGGVGAGKSAIMEFLGKNYNAKVVRADEVAHLVTQPGKACYMRLVSLLNDDILREDGSIDRQKMAAKIFTDKGLLASVNSIIHPAVREYIIQDIEREEKLGKRDFYFLEAALLIEEGYEQVCDELWYIYASDDVRRQRLKMSRGYSDEKTESIMKNQLSDDMFRRYARVVIDNSGTLEESFKQIEGVING